The Candidatus Nezhaarchaeota archaeon DNA window CCTCCCAAGCTCTGTCACTTATTGATACCATGCACACACCTGGAGGAGCTGCAAGACACTTCTGACTTGCAGACGCACATAGATCTATATCCCAATCCTCTACTGGAAGGTCATCGCCACCTAGACCTGAGACAGCGTCAACGGCTATTAGTGCTCCATGATCATGTGCTATCTTCGCTATCTCCCTTAAATCTCTTACCTTGACGCCCGTAGAGGTCTCATTGAATACTACAAAGACCATTTTCACCTTCTCGTTTTTCAGTGCTTCCTCAACTTGACTTGCTGTTACGGCCTCTCTCTCCGGGATCTTAACGGTCACGACCTTCCCATAATAGGTCTCAACAATCTCCTTTACCCTATTAGTGAAGTTACCGTATAAGGGTACGAGCACCTTATCGCCGGGATTGATAGTGTTACTGATTATACACTCAACAGCTCCAGTACCTGACGCCGTAAAGGGTATGACATCCCACTTCCTGGTTTGAAAGAAATACTTTAAATTCTCAAGTAGTTCAGCGTAAAGTTCCTCAAACTTTGGTCCTCTATGATCCGTTAAAGGTCTCCGTATAGCTTCGAGAGCCCTTAGGTGAACGTTTGTTGGGCCAGGTATCATCAGTAGCTCTTCCATGAAGCTTCACCACAACATAACTACAATAAGC harbors:
- a CDS encoding alanine--glyoxylate aminotransferase family protein; its protein translation is MEELLMIPGPTNVHLRALEAIRRPLTDHRGPKFEELYAELLENLKYFFQTRKWDVIPFTASGTGAVECIISNTINPGDKVLVPLYGNFTNRVKEIVETYYGKVVTVKIPEREAVTASQVEEALKNEKVKMVFVVFNETSTGVKVRDLREIAKIAHDHGALIAVDAVSGLGGDDLPVEDWDIDLCASASQKCLAAPPGVCMVSISDRAWEVINSMKARSYYFDLKLYKKFFVERRQTPFTPAIPIFYAVNEALKVLREEGIENRIRRHKVCAEAFYAAVEAMGLSCYAKKEFRSNTVIAVEVPRGLKDSDIRRIMREKYGIYIAGGMAELRGKIIRIGSMGIVDRRIVMTTINALECTLKELGWNFKVGSGVEAAFDVFSKYLGI